One window of the Acidobacteriota bacterium genome contains the following:
- a CDS encoding family 10 glycosylhydrolase, translated as MNPEIGPDRMQLAAASTGCGPGSRTLFFMVLTAAVLSPGCTQPAPVETGEDGRFPIFHRTGTPIYFTDLSRAQPESALTRREKRFAWRLIDYETEDFKGSLVFAGEEAEAPDLTLGLDTAGVHDVYVGMFNTAWRPYQNMRVQAKLSGDPAFSTLFLPAPEGLPSGVPEDDTVRGPRIQEVYYKTADLSGQDLIIRQPCQRVVPPDQEYGNFCEKVWVAYVKLVPLNPEEVEVLKQDRARSDTRRLFGYNDSWAVAWGRAEPPSAEFVRSHLEPYRNTDFRRIYWDGISGEVCNYFTRIGKMWTREHFPLEDFVRKGDRLLIQSWTEYVEKGIDPLRVAADAAHEMGLEFHVNYRLGWGPFYWPPPWEAFNRGGFADRHPEWRTVRRDGTPGTAMSFAFPGVRDYMLSFVKEMAAYPVDGIAILYNRQPPYVGYEAPLVEGFRAESGKDPRELDEQDPEWREWLAYRSRATTRFMRDLRETLEESAREQGRDEPFEITAWVFGNLQENLEFGLDPELWVRERLVDTLIPYSSAKHLFSWQPSWEDPRDVAAWVSLTRGTGTKLALNVMPRNLPVAEYRRKANTLYGAGVEYLAFWDTVIQGSASSLALRRLGHAEEIAAWLKAGQPAEELPFSRLRKLGDWDLSFFPE; from the coding sequence ATGAACCCGGAAATCGGGCCCGATCGGATGCAGCTCGCCGCCGCTTCGACCGGCTGCGGACCCGGCTCCCGAACCCTGTTCTTCATGGTCCTGACCGCCGCCGTTCTATCCCCCGGCTGTACTCAGCCGGCTCCGGTCGAAACCGGGGAGGACGGCCGGTTCCCCATCTTCCACCGGACCGGGACTCCCATCTATTTCACCGATCTGAGCCGGGCACAACCGGAGTCGGCCCTGACCCGGCGGGAGAAACGCTTCGCCTGGAGGCTCATCGACTACGAGACCGAGGACTTCAAGGGATCGCTGGTCTTTGCGGGGGAGGAGGCCGAAGCTCCCGACCTGACTCTGGGCTTGGACACGGCTGGCGTCCACGACGTGTACGTCGGCATGTTCAACACCGCCTGGAGGCCCTACCAGAATATGCGCGTGCAGGCCAAGCTGAGCGGCGACCCGGCATTTTCGACACTGTTCCTGCCGGCGCCGGAGGGTCTGCCCTCGGGTGTGCCCGAGGACGACACTGTCCGGGGCCCCCGGATTCAGGAGGTCTATTACAAGACCGCCGACCTGAGCGGACAGGACCTCATCATCCGGCAACCGTGCCAGCGGGTCGTCCCGCCGGACCAGGAGTACGGCAACTTCTGCGAAAAGGTGTGGGTCGCCTACGTGAAGCTGGTGCCGCTGAATCCGGAAGAGGTGGAAGTCCTGAAGCAGGATCGGGCGCGATCCGACACCCGCCGGCTTTTCGGCTACAACGACTCGTGGGCCGTGGCCTGGGGACGTGCGGAACCGCCCTCGGCGGAATTCGTCCGGTCTCACCTGGAGCCCTACCGCAACACCGACTTCCGCCGGATCTACTGGGACGGGATCAGTGGGGAAGTCTGCAACTACTTCACCCGGATCGGAAAGATGTGGACCCGGGAACACTTCCCGCTGGAGGATTTCGTCAGGAAGGGCGACCGGCTCCTGATCCAGTCCTGGACCGAGTACGTGGAGAAAGGGATCGATCCCCTCCGGGTGGCAGCCGACGCCGCCCACGAGATGGGTCTCGAGTTCCACGTCAACTACCGGCTGGGCTGGGGCCCCTTCTACTGGCCGCCGCCCTGGGAAGCCTTCAACCGGGGAGGTTTCGCGGACCGGCATCCCGAGTGGCGAACCGTGCGCCGGGACGGGACGCCCGGCACCGCCATGTCCTTTGCCTTTCCCGGAGTTCGAGACTACATGCTGAGTTTCGTGAAGGAGATGGCCGCCTATCCCGTCGACGGCATCGCCATCCTCTACAATCGCCAACCCCCGTACGTCGGGTACGAAGCGCCGCTGGTGGAGGGTTTCCGAGCGGAGTCCGGCAAGGACCCCAGGGAGCTGGACGAGCAGGACCCGGAGTGGCGGGAATGGTTGGCCTACCGGAGCCGGGCCACCACCCGGTTCATGAGGGACCTTCGCGAGACACTGGAAGAATCGGCCCGGGAGCAGGGCCGGGACGAGCCCTTCGAGATCACGGCCTGGGTCTTCGGCAACCTGCAGGAGAACCTGGAATTCGGATTGGATCCCGAACTCTGGGTGCGGGAGCGGCTGGTGGACACCCTGATCCCCTACTCGTCGGCCAAGCACCTCTTCAGTTGGCAGCCGTCGTGGGAAGACCCTCGGGACGTGGCCGCGTGGGTGTCGCTGACCCGGGGGACGGGAACCAAGCTCGCCCTGAACGTCATGCCCCGCAACCTGCCGGTGGCCGAATACAGGCGCAAGGCAAATACCCTCTATGGCGCCGGCGTGGAGTATCTGGCCTTCTGGGACACGGTCATCCAAGGCAGCGCCTCGTCCCTGGCGCTGCGCCGCCTGGGACACGCCGAAGAGATCGCCGCCTGGCTGAAGGCGGGACAGCCGGCGGAGGAACTGCCCTTCTCCCGCTTGCGCAAACTGGGAGACTGGGACCTGAGCTTCTTTCCCGAGTGA
- a CDS encoding cytochrome b N-terminal domain-containing protein — MSDWLDRRTGYRRLVSWLLYESIPGGARWRYVWGSTLIFTFLLQILTGFLLWTAYSPSIRSAWESVYFIQHQMELGWFIRGLHHYASHAMIVLLVFHLVQVVIAGAYRSPREINWWFGMLLLGLVLGTALTGYLLPWDERGYWATQVTTKILGIVPLMGPTLERLLLGGPTYGHHTLTRFFALHAGILPALLVLATVLHVVLFRRHGVTHPRNAKGEDYFWPRQALLDGIACLAVMVVLAALAGWGGWERGFVFGPEGGAPLDAPADPSRPSPSARPEWYLLFLYQFLKYFPGRTEVIGAVVIPSVVVGVMLCFPFLGRIRRGHALCVGITVATLTGALLLTVTAVREDQTRPMYQAGLAEAEKKARRVLELASENGIPPGGALAMLHRDPQTQGPPLFRDNCSACHRWDGHDGTGAQVTEVRNGESVAVAASASDLAGFGTPQWVAEFLRDPSSERFFGKTRHREGTMVQWSRKNIPLMTGREIEAVSAFVIHHTGDPEPAVADPELMALGARVFSSGTSEGAQGCVLCHQLDHPEVSGAGMALGPDLTGYGSPEWLGGIIMDSSQPRFYGSQNSGMPKFAHRLRNQELQLLTDWILAENPTGK, encoded by the coding sequence GTGAGCGACTGGTTGGATCGCAGGACGGGCTACCGGCGACTCGTCTCCTGGCTGCTGTACGAGTCGATCCCGGGCGGCGCCAGATGGCGCTACGTCTGGGGCAGCACGCTGATCTTCACTTTCCTGCTCCAGATCCTGACCGGATTCCTCCTATGGACCGCCTACAGTCCCTCGATCCGGTCGGCCTGGGAGAGCGTTTACTTCATTCAACACCAGATGGAGTTGGGCTGGTTCATCCGGGGACTTCATCACTACGCCTCCCACGCCATGATCGTGCTGCTGGTCTTTCATCTGGTGCAGGTGGTCATCGCCGGGGCTTACCGTTCTCCGCGCGAGATCAACTGGTGGTTCGGCATGCTGCTGCTGGGGCTGGTGCTGGGAACGGCCCTCACCGGGTACCTGTTGCCGTGGGACGAACGGGGATACTGGGCCACCCAGGTGACCACCAAGATCCTGGGAATCGTCCCCCTGATGGGACCGACCCTGGAACGCCTGCTGCTGGGCGGACCGACTTACGGACACCACACGCTCACACGTTTCTTCGCTTTGCACGCCGGCATTCTGCCGGCTCTGCTGGTGCTGGCCACGGTGTTGCACGTCGTCCTGTTCCGCCGCCACGGCGTGACCCATCCCCGGAATGCCAAAGGAGAGGACTATTTCTGGCCCCGGCAGGCGTTGCTTGACGGAATCGCGTGCTTGGCCGTAATGGTCGTGTTGGCAGCGCTGGCCGGTTGGGGCGGATGGGAGCGGGGCTTCGTATTCGGACCCGAAGGCGGAGCACCCCTGGATGCGCCGGCCGATCCTTCCCGGCCTTCCCCTTCGGCGCGCCCCGAATGGTACCTGCTCTTTCTGTACCAGTTCCTGAAGTATTTCCCGGGACGGACCGAGGTGATCGGCGCGGTGGTGATTCCCTCGGTGGTGGTTGGGGTCATGTTGTGTTTCCCCTTTCTGGGCCGCATCCGCCGGGGGCACGCGCTGTGCGTCGGGATCACCGTCGCCACGCTCACCGGCGCGCTGCTGCTGACGGTGACGGCCGTGCGGGAGGACCAGACCCGGCCCATGTACCAGGCGGGACTGGCGGAAGCGGAAAAGAAGGCCCGGCGTGTCCTGGAACTGGCCAGCGAAAACGGGATTCCTCCCGGCGGGGCCCTGGCGATGCTGCACCGGGACCCGCAGACTCAGGGTCCGCCGTTGTTTCGAGACAACTGCTCCGCCTGCCACCGCTGGGACGGCCATGACGGTACCGGGGCCCAGGTGACGGAGGTCCGGAATGGAGAGTCCGTGGCGGTCGCGGCGAGCGCCAGCGATCTGGCCGGATTCGGCACTCCGCAATGGGTCGCCGAATTCTTGAGGGATCCGTCGTCGGAGCGCTTCTTCGGGAAGACCCGCCACCGGGAGGGGACCATGGTCCAGTGGTCCCGGAAGAACATTCCTCTCATGACCGGGCGAGAGATCGAAGCCGTGTCGGCGTTCGTCATCCACCACACCGGCGATCCCGAACCAGCGGTGGCGGACCCGGAACTCATGGCGCTCGGAGCGCGCGTTTTCTCGTCGGGAACTTCGGAAGGGGCCCAAGGCTGCGTCCTGTGCCATCAACTCGACCACCCGGAGGTGTCGGGGGCGGGAATGGCTCTGGGGCCGGACCTGACCGGATATGGTTCACCGGAGTGGCTGGGCGGAATCATCATGGATTCTTCCCAGCCCCGTTTCTACGGCAGCCAGAACTCCGGGATGCCCAAATTCGCCCATCGGCTCCGCAACCAGGAGCTCCAACTCCTCACCGACTGGATCCTGGCGGAGAACCCAACCGGAAAGTAG
- a CDS encoding Rieske (2Fe-2S) protein, with amino-acid sequence MRRREWFRKLVGGLVGIGLLVVPLGAGLVFLLNPLRRRAGQHGFSRVASVESLPMGVPRHFMVRGQRRDAWEVGAQVPLGAVYLVRQETGIRAFQVICPHAGCFVGYETDKRRFLCPCHDSSFGLDGAVADPGSPSPRGLDELEVKIEKGEVLVRYQEFRPGIGERIAVS; translated from the coding sequence ATGCGACGACGCGAGTGGTTTCGGAAATTGGTGGGGGGACTCGTTGGAATCGGCCTGTTGGTCGTTCCATTGGGAGCGGGTCTGGTCTTCCTCCTCAACCCCCTCCGCCGCCGTGCCGGGCAGCACGGCTTCAGCCGCGTGGCGTCCGTTGAAAGCCTTCCGATGGGCGTCCCCCGGCACTTCATGGTCCGTGGCCAGCGCCGGGACGCCTGGGAAGTGGGCGCCCAGGTCCCGCTGGGGGCCGTTTACCTGGTCCGTCAGGAGACCGGCATCCGGGCCTTCCAGGTGATCTGTCCCCATGCCGGATGCTTCGTCGGATATGAAACGGACAAGCGGCGGTTCCTTTGCCCCTGTCACGACAGCTCCTTCGGGCTGGACGGCGCCGTCGCCGATCCCGGCAGCCCCTCTCCCCGGGGTCTGGACGAGCTGGAGGTCAAGATCGAGAAGGGCGAGGTCCTGGTTCGTTACCAGGAGTTTCGACCGGGTATCGGCGAGAGGATCGCCGTCTCGTGA
- a CDS encoding OFA family MFS transporter — protein MRIPRSGIALICTTLQICFGTVYAWSFFQTMLVRQVGWTHTQTAWAFSITIFSLGVSAAWAGSMLPRLGPRILALAGSIMFSGGYLIAGVALQLDLVPLFYLGYGVIGGAGIGFGYVTPVATVAKWFPDHKGLATGIVVMGFGVGAFLLSKGLAPLLIVRTAGTLPMVFFWLGIIFACILIPCSLLLSNPPAPAAQTRGNQSIRQDAAAPRSARTYLGTTQFVIMWIVFFFNIAAGISVISFQSELLQEIWGLSDPSIEPTMLAAYGATLIAVSSLCNGVGRLFWGLLSDRLGRAAVFRILLASQMVVFGVLMTETNPWIFSILVCYVLLCFGGGFATMPPFVLDVFGSRKMSTIYGVILTAWAAAGICGPLYMGYLKDTYPDRAVMYCFLIGILMLGAGYLFSYLLNDGRIRLGRPTLENTLHRYGIPVPGKS, from the coding sequence GTGCGCATACCGCGAAGCGGCATAGCTCTCATTTGCACCACTCTTCAAATCTGCTTCGGCACCGTCTATGCGTGGAGCTTCTTTCAGACGATGCTGGTTCGGCAGGTCGGCTGGACCCATACCCAAACCGCCTGGGCCTTCAGCATCACCATCTTCTCGCTGGGCGTTTCGGCGGCCTGGGCGGGGAGCATGCTTCCCCGGCTGGGCCCCCGGATACTGGCCCTGGCCGGCAGCATCATGTTCTCCGGCGGATACCTGATCGCGGGCGTCGCGCTGCAACTCGATCTGGTCCCTCTTTTCTATTTGGGATACGGCGTGATCGGCGGCGCCGGGATCGGATTCGGTTACGTGACGCCGGTCGCGACGGTCGCCAAGTGGTTTCCGGACCACAAGGGGCTCGCCACCGGCATCGTGGTGATGGGCTTCGGAGTCGGCGCGTTCCTTCTGAGCAAGGGACTGGCGCCACTCCTGATCGTCCGGACGGCGGGAACGCTCCCCATGGTCTTCTTCTGGCTCGGAATCATCTTCGCCTGCATCCTGATTCCCTGCAGCCTCCTCCTGAGCAATCCCCCCGCTCCTGCCGCCCAGACCCGGGGAAACCAAAGCATCCGGCAGGATGCCGCCGCACCGCGATCGGCCCGGACCTATTTGGGCACCACCCAGTTCGTCATCATGTGGATCGTCTTCTTTTTCAATATCGCCGCCGGGATTTCCGTGATCAGCTTCCAATCGGAACTTCTTCAGGAGATCTGGGGTCTCTCCGATCCGTCCATCGAGCCCACCATGCTGGCCGCATACGGCGCGACGCTCATTGCCGTCAGTTCGCTCTGCAACGGTGTGGGACGCCTCTTCTGGGGACTCCTCTCCGACCGTCTGGGCCGGGCCGCGGTCTTCCGCATCCTGCTGGCCAGCCAAATGGTGGTCTTCGGGGTTCTCATGACCGAGACCAACCCCTGGATCTTCTCGATACTGGTCTGCTACGTGCTCCTTTGCTTTGGCGGCGGGTTCGCCACCATGCCCCCCTTCGTGCTCGACGTCTTCGGCAGCAGGAAGATGTCCACCATCTATGGCGTGATTCTCACGGCGTGGGCCGCCGCCGGCATCTGCGGGCCGCTCTACATGGGATATCTGAAGGACACCTACCCCGACCGGGCCGTCATGTACTGTTTTCTCATCGGCATCCTCATGCTGGGAGCCGGGTATCTGTTTTCCTACCTGCTCAATGACGGGAGGATACGGCTGGGGCGTCCCACCCTGGAGAACACGCTGCACCGCTACGGGATTCCGGTTCCGGGCAAGAGCTGA
- a CDS encoding ABC transporter substrate-binding protein — translation MSAAFSGPSRGLGSELYRGAKAYFNHVNENGGVNGCRILLKLYDDGYQPDPCVRNTMKLMLEDRVFLLFGYVGTPTVTRVLPLLKKFQDEKVFLFFPFTGAQPQREPPYGDFAFNLRASYRQETAGLVDNFLRVGKKRIAVFYQADAYGRSGWAGVRAALAAHGERLAGEATYRRGQRFTGTMRAQVEILQAASPDAVICIGSYAACAAFARDAVDLGLQIPIANLSFVGSENLLQLLTEGRDDAERYTRFLVNSQVVPSYENTSIPAVREYRQLMERYDPAVPEELVKEPYSPFPQSFVSLEGFLDAKLMAEILRRMGGGHDRTKLEKAVFSVRNYDLGIGEPVSFGPDRRQGLQMVYYTVVEGGRFVTLDDWQGWVS, via the coding sequence ATGTCCGCCGCCTTTTCCGGCCCCTCCCGAGGATTGGGCAGCGAGCTCTACCGGGGAGCCAAGGCCTATTTCAACCACGTCAACGAAAATGGCGGCGTCAACGGCTGCCGGATCCTCCTGAAGCTCTACGACGACGGCTATCAGCCGGACCCGTGCGTCAGGAACACCATGAAGCTCATGTTGGAGGACCGGGTCTTCCTCCTGTTCGGCTACGTGGGGACACCGACGGTGACGCGGGTGCTGCCCCTGCTCAAGAAGTTTCAGGACGAGAAGGTCTTTCTCTTCTTTCCCTTCACCGGAGCCCAGCCCCAGAGGGAACCGCCCTACGGCGACTTCGCCTTCAACCTCCGGGCGTCCTACCGGCAGGAGACCGCCGGCCTGGTCGACAACTTTCTTCGCGTCGGCAAGAAGCGCATCGCCGTGTTCTACCAGGCCGACGCCTATGGCAGGAGCGGCTGGGCGGGCGTCCGCGCGGCCCTGGCGGCCCACGGCGAGAGACTGGCCGGCGAGGCCACGTACCGCCGCGGGCAACGGTTCACCGGCACCATGAGGGCACAGGTCGAAATTCTCCAGGCGGCTTCTCCCGACGCCGTGATCTGCATCGGTTCGTACGCCGCGTGCGCCGCGTTCGCGCGCGACGCCGTGGACCTGGGGCTTCAGATTCCCATCGCCAACCTCTCTTTCGTGGGGAGCGAGAACCTCCTCCAACTGCTCACCGAGGGCCGCGACGACGCAGAGAGATACACCCGGTTTCTGGTCAACTCGCAGGTTGTACCCAGCTATGAGAACACCTCCATTCCGGCGGTGCGGGAGTACCGGCAATTGATGGAGCGTTACGACCCCGCCGTTCCCGAGGAACTGGTCAAGGAACCATACAGTCCGTTCCCCCAGAGCTTTGTCAGTCTGGAGGGATTCCTGGACGCCAAACTGATGGCGGAGATTCTTCGGCGCATGGGGGGCGGGCACGATCGAACGAAACTGGAGAAGGCGGTCTTCTCGGTGCGGAACTACGATCTCGGAATCGGGGAACCGGTCTCGTTCGGCCCCGACCGCCGGCAGGGGCTTCAGATGGTCTATTACACCGTCGTCGAGGGCGGCCGCTTCGTGACCCTGGACGATTGGCAAGGTTGGGTTTCCTGA